CTTTCCCACATAGCTGTGTAAAGAAATCAGTAAACTCCTTTTCTACAGCCTTTGGATCAGTGATCTTCATTTCCATGTCATTGTATACTAAAGTAATATTGTTCTTGCTGGCCCTTATTTTCAGCTATGCATAGAAGTATTTAGGGTTGGAGTCACCATAATCAATCCATGTTGCTCTAGATTTCTACCTCAAGATTGTTTCTTCTATTGTACTCCATTTCTCCAAATCACTCATATTCTGCTTCTCCTGCTCAATCAACAGTTGATTAAAGGGATCAATGACAAAAGTTGCTTGAACACATTCCAAACTCTGCCTTATTTGAATCAGTCTCTATACATAGCTTGTCATAGTCTTGTGCAGACCCTTAGCCTCATCTTTTAATCTTTTTAGCTTCAGCCATATGAGTGCCATAGGATCATGCCTTTCCTGTTGTTCCCATACTTTATTCACCATAGGATTGAAGTCTTTATGGTCCATTGTCAACATGTATAACTTGAATGGCTTTGGGTAGATAGTTCTTCTCTTCCATAATTTAATTACAATTGGGGAGTGATCAGATACTCCAGGTTCCAAAAAATCTGCTTCTAGATGTCCATATGTCTGAGTCCAACTGATGTTTCCAAAAGCCCAATCAATTTTACTGTATACTCTATCACTAGCATGATGTTTGTTGCACCAGGTGAAGAAGCACCCCTTTGTTCTTAGTGGGGTCAGTTGCATGTTATCAATATACTGCTTGAAGTCCTGCACCTCACTAGTTGTTACTGGTTGTCCTATTCTGTCATCAGTGGTTAACACATTGTTGAAATTCCCACTGATAAACCATGGTATTTGAATCTGACCACCTAGTATCTGTAATTCATGCCATAGACTTGCCCTTTCCTGCACCTTATTCCTAGCATATACTGCTGTCAACATAATCTGGAAATTTGTTGCTTCATCTTCCACTAAGAAATGAATGAATTGTTCATGTATTTGGAGTACCTTAACTGTCAGATGTGTTTTCCATAAAAGCCAAATCCTTCCATTTATagatttagtgtagttgtaacAGTAGCCCCAATCTTTAGCTACCATGTTTACTATATTTTTTGcctttctttcttttactatagTTTCTAGACACCCAAGAATATCTATTTTATTCTTTTGCATAAAGAGTTCTGTTTATAGGGCTTGTTCAGCCCTTTAATATTCCAAGTGCACACAATCATGGGGGTTTGAGTGAAGGATCAATCCCAGTCTCATCTACTTTTGAAGTGCTTGGCACACACTCTTCCAAAATTTTGAACCTATTTGTAGTGATGCCCTCTTCATTTTGAGACTGTAGTACTGCTGCAACCCTATGGCTATGTTGAATTCTGCAATCTTCATTTCTACTGGTCACTTGTGTAGGAGCATCTTCAGCTACTGCTTTTTGTTTACCCTTTCCTGCCTCTACTTGCTGATTCTCTTCTCCTTTCCCATCTACTTTACTATCTTACTCTTGCTGTTCTTTTGGCTTCCACTCCTGTACTATTTTCTTCTTTCCTACTCTATTCCTTCTTTTTGGAGCTTTAAATTCAGCCTCTTCATTGTTCTGCTGCTTATTTCTCCAACACTCAAAATTATCATGGCCAAAGTGGATATATTCACTGCAGAACTTTGGCTTCCATTCATATAGAATTTCTTGCTGAATAGTTCCTGATGGAGTATCAATCTCCATACTCTCCAGCATTGGCTTAGTGATATCAACCTTTACTAAGACCCTTGCATATGATATTTTGTTAAGGTCAGTTGTGTATCTGTCAGTATACATAGGGGTTCCAATAGCACTAGCCACTTTGCTAAGTACATCTGCAGTCCAATATCCAACAGGTAAGCTTGGGAAATGTACCCACAAAGGAATAGTTGTAATGCATTTAGGGTCAAAATGAAACTCTATTTCCCAGTTTTGCAGTATGAATGGTTTGTTGTGGTACGAGTATGGTCCTGCTTGCATTACTAGATCCCTATCTTCAATTGTTGAGAATCTAAAAACATAG
The sequence above is drawn from the Nicotiana tabacum cultivar K326 chromosome 13, ASM71507v2, whole genome shotgun sequence genome and encodes:
- the LOC107814346 gene encoding uncharacterized protein LOC107814346; its protein translation is MVAKDWGYCYNYTKSINGRIWLLWKTHLTVKVLQIHEQFIHFLVEDEATNFQIMLTAVYARNKVQERASLWHELQILGGQIQIPWFISGNFNNVLTTDDRIGQPVTTSEVQDFKQYIDNMQLTPLRTKGCFFTWCNKHHASDRVYSKIDWAFGNISWTQTYGHLEADFLEPGVSDHSPIVIKLWKRRTIYPKPFKLYMLTMDHKDFNPMVNKVWEQQERHDPMALIWLKLKRLKDEAKGLHKTMTSYEKQNMSDLEKWSTIEETILSYVGKANGLMPCPNTSIIKAGNYLTLQHQQELIMDITHEEIDEAIRDMPTDKAPGVDGRMMPAWNCTAITLIPKVPAPSKVKDYRPIACCTALYNVVAKILTRLIKRVIEVIIGKSQSAFIEGRSIIDNILFSHELFKGYNRKGLLPRCMLKVDIRKAYDALY
- the LOC142168088 gene encoding uncharacterized protein LOC142168088 → MQAGPYSYHNKPFILQNWEIEFHFDPKCITTIPLWVHFPSLPVGYWTADVLSKVASAIGTPMYTDRYTTDLNKISYARVLVKVDITKPMLESMEIDTPSGTIQQEILYEWKPKFCSEYIHFGHDNFECWRNKQQNNEEAEFKAPKRRNRVGKKKIVQEWKPKEQQE